One window of Phoenix dactylifera cultivar Barhee BC4 chromosome 5, palm_55x_up_171113_PBpolish2nd_filt_p, whole genome shotgun sequence genomic DNA carries:
- the LOC103711678 gene encoding zinc finger protein ZAT4-like: protein MEHTCKLCFRRFANGRAMGGHMRSHVTSAAPPVKVHLLHDFSASSSSASPREAPAVAVEEVEERGGDEDGKGIGLCYSLRENPRKSFRLVDPEFSLSFAAVDAGSSSVVQDGESETEPSRAPPSHRGRSKRPRRSPLPPQEPPEPEPASSVSDTTPEEDVALSLMMLSRDFWTKTKSEAEDDDGKQRSDGWDEEDEAKKEKGQIAAGRLQPLPRSPASARVKSKYQCGTCKKLFRSYQALGGHRASHKKSRGGCIPAVQARIHDVESSEGNADREAGKVHECSFCFRVFGSGQALGGHKRSHLASSAAATTITASSPAPLPPPPSSSGIAKFGESFSCIDLNLPAPLEDEAELSAVSDAEFVANYPSN, encoded by the coding sequence ATGGAGCACACTTGCAAGCTCTGCTTCCGCCGCTTCGCCAATGGCCGAGCTATGGGAGGTCACATGCGTTCTCACGTGACTTCAGCCGCTCCTCCGGTCAAAGTCCATCTACTCCACGACTTCtccgcttcctcctcctccgcgtcCCCCCGGGAAGCGCCGGCGGTGGCGGTGGAGGAAGTAGAAGAGCGGGGCGGCGACGAGGATGGTAAGGGGATTGGGCTATGCTACAGCCTTAGAGAGAATCCGAGGAAGAGTTTCCGGCTGGTGGATCCGGAGTTCTCCTTGTCCTTCGCCGCAGTGGACGCCGGCTCCTCCTCCGTCGTCCAGGACGGGGAGAGCGAGACGGAGCCCTCCCGCGCCCCGCCCTCCCATCGCGGCCGCTCCAAGCGCCCCCGCCGATCTCCCTTACCCCCGCAGGAGCCCCCCGAGCCGGAGCCGGCCAGCTCCGTCTCCGACACCACCCCCGAGGAGGACGTCGCCCTCTCCCTCATGATGCTCTCACGCGACTTCTGGACCAAGACCAAGTCCGAAGCCGAGGACGACGACGGGAAGCAGCGATCGGACGGCTGGGATGAAGAGGATGAggcgaagaaggagaagggccAGATCGCCGCCGGCCGATTGCAGCCGCTGCCGCGGTCGCCGGCGTCGGCGAGGGTGAAGAGCAAGTACCAGTGCGGCACGTGCAAGAAGCTGTTCCGTTCGTACCAGGCGCTGGGAGGCCACCGGGCGAGCCACAAGAAGAGCAGGGGTGGATGCATCCCGGCCGTCCAGGCTCGGATCCACGACGTGGAGTCCTCCGAGGGCAATGCCGATCGGGAAGCCGGCAAGGTCCACGAGTGCTCCTTCTGCTTCCGCGTCTTCGGCTCCGGTCAGGCCCTCGGCGGCCACAAGCGCTCCCACCTCGCTTCTTCCGCTGCCGCCACGACCATCACCGCCTCCTCGCCGGCGCCGCTCCCCCCGCCGCCGTCCTCCTCTGGCATCGCCAAGTTCGGGGAAAGCTTCAGCTGCATCGATCTCAATCTCCCGGCTCCATTAGAGGACGAGGCCGAGCTCTCCGCCGTCTCCGATGCCGAGTTTGTTGCGAACTATCCATCAAACTGA